The genome window GGCTGGTGCAGGGCTTGGCTTCGGATGAAATCTATAAGGTGATGGGCATTGTCAACGGTACGACCAATTATATCATGACCCAGATGGCGGAAAGCGGGCTGGATTATCAGGTGGCGCTGAAACAGGCGCAGGAGCTTGGCTTTGCCGAGCCGGATCCGACCAATGATGTTGAGGGCTTTGATGCGGCCCGGAAAATGACGATTTTGGCATCTCTGGCGTTTTCAATGGGACTAAAGTTGGAGGACGTTAAGGTTAAAGGCATTTCCGATGTGACCTTAGAGGACATTCGGGCGGTGAAAGAGTTTGGCTATGTCATTAAGCTGATTGGTGTAGCCAAGCAGGATAACGGCAAAGCGGAAATATCGGTTGAGCCGACGCTGCTCAAAGAAACGCATCCGCTGGCTTCGGTCAAAAATGAGTTTAACGCCATTTACCTGTACGGCAGCGCTGTCGGCCAAACCATGTTTTACGGGCCGGGCGCGGGCGAGATGCCGACGGCGATGGCGGTGGTATCGGATATTATGGAGAGTGCCAAAAACAGAAAAATGGGCGTGGGCGGCAAGGGCTTATGGCGGCCGAATCTGCCGGCGGTGATGAAAACGGCGGAGGAGATGGAGGCCAAGTATTTCCTGCGGCTGGTAGTCAAGGATGAAATCGGGGTGCTTAATAAGATTACCGAGGTTTTTGCCCGATACCAGATCAGTATTGAGAATATTTTGCAGGAGCTCCACGAGCAGTCGGGACAGGCCGGGATTATCATTATTACGCACCGGCTGGTGCAGAGCAACTTTGAAAAAGCGATGGCGGCTTTGCAGCACATGAAGGAATTGATCGATTTAAAAAGCTGCTACCGGGTCGAAGAATAAAACAGCGCTTTTGCCGAACCGAGCGGAGGCTAAGTTTGTCCTGAAAATAAAAATGAGCTTGTAAATTTGTGAAAAGTGCTGACGGAAAGCGGTTAAAATAAGATTTTGACCGCTTTTTTGCAGTTAATTGTGCGCGAAAATATTAAGATACTTTAAAACTTAAAAATGGGCTTGTAAATTTGACGAAAGAAGTTTATAATGACCATGAGTACAAGGAGGTACTCGGAACTTTAATTTTGCCGGTTTGAGCGGGCGTTAATCAAACAGCGGTGCTTTGGCCGGAAAAATGAAGTCGGTGGCCAAAAGAAAGGAGTTGAAAAAATGGTAACAGGAGTGAACAGTACACAGTTATACCCTTATAAGCTGTACGGCAGAACCAGCCAGTCGATGACGGTGGCGCAGATTAAGGAACTGAATCAGGCCAATCAGCCGATGGCAGCCAAAAAGAAAGAGAACCCGGAAGTACAGAAGAGGACATCTTTTGTTGAAAGCTTATCCAAAAAGTATCCGGGAATTACTTTTGGCATCGGCAAAAATACGGTAACTTCAAAAGGCGTCAGCGATAAACCGGCAGTGAATCTGGCGGAAGAACTGGTTGACAAAATGCGGACGGATTCGAAGTTTGCCAGGAAAATGGAAACAAAAATCCAAAACGCAGCCGAAATGCAGCGGGGAGCAGCCGCTAACGCAGCCGCAGCCGGAGCGTCCTATGAATCGCTGGCCGTTAATTTTGATAAGGACGGCAAAGCCGAACTAAACGCCAAGCTGTCGGATAAGAAACCGGATTACTCCACGGCCGGAATGTATCAAAGATATCTGCTAAATGCAGGTCGGGAAAACGGACTCGGACAGCAGACGACAGGAACAAATACCGGTGCGCAGACTTACAAGGTAACGGCGGCAACGGATTCGTATGAGCGGGTGAAGAATTCGCTGAATCAAAATTGGGCAGAAAAGCCTAAAACAGCATCTAAGGATAAGTACGCCGGGATAGACGACGCTTATGGCCGGATTGCCAGAAGCCAGGAATATCAGCGCTATTCCCAGGCGGATAAGCTTGCTTCGGGTAAGGGAATAAGAGATTCTTTATTACAAAACTCTTATAAAAACAGCTTTACGGCGGATCCTTTCTCCTATCGGGGCGGAATGAATTATTTTTTATAGACAGAACGTAAGCGAAGGCTTTCGGGATTTTTCCGGAAGCCTTTTAATTTTGTTTTGTGAAAAGAAAAACGAACATAATTAAAAAACCAAAAGACAAGACTTTTAATACGGCAAGAAATGTGGTATACTTAGAAGAAGTAAAATTTACAGGCTAATACGGCTGGTGTTTGACGGAAGATTTTTGATGGCGCCAGGAGCGCCGGAATATGGTTTTCAGCCGCCGAAAAAGCCGAATGAAAATAAAGCAGAAAAGGAAGAGAACTTATGAGCGCATTATTAGAAGTAAAAAACTTACATTCTCGGATTGCCGAGAGAGAAATATTAAAGGGCATTGATTTAACGGTCAAAGCCGGTGAGATTCATATTATCATGGGGCCGAACGGCGCGGGCAAATCAACGCTGGCCTATACGCTGATGGGGCATGAAGCCTACGAAGTAACAGCAGGCGATGCTTTTTTGGATGGTCAGGAACTGCTCAATATGAGAGTTGACGAAAGAGCGAAAGCCGGCTTATTCATGAGCTTTCAGACACCGGAGATCATTCCCGGCGTTACGGTCGAAAACTTCCTGCGGACAGCGAAGGTGGCAGTGACCGGTCAGGCTCAGAAGGTGATTCCTTTTAAGCGGGAACTGATGAAAAATATGGATCTTTTAAATATGGACGTGAAATATGCCAGCCGCTATTTGAATGAAGGCTTTTCCGGGGGCGAAAAGAAGAAAAACGAAATTTTGCAGATGCTGACCTTGCAGCCGAAAGTGGCGATTTTGGATGAAACCGATTCGGGACTTGACGTTGATGCCATCAAAGTGGTGGCTGACGGGGTCAAGGCCTTTGCCAATGATACCAACGCGATTATCGTGATTACCCATTATGATAAATTATTGTCGTATTTAGATCCGGATTATGTTCATATCTTAGTGGACGGAAAGTTTGTTAAGACCGGCGGAGCGGAGTTGACCAAGGTCATCAATGAACAGGGCTTTGAAGCCTTTTTGGAGAAATAAGAACCTGTGACGGCAGAAAGACAATGAGGCCGCTGGCTGCCGGGAACGCTAAGCCCTTTAATAAGGGAAAGCGGAACGGATAACGAGGCAAAAGAGGTTGGCGCCGGTTAAATCATAAGCGGCGGAAGATGAGGAAAACAAGGAGAAAACAGTGGAAGAGAAAAGAAAAACATATGTCGCCGATGTGGAAAGGGGCATTTACGATATTAAAGACGAAGAAAACTTCGAGTTTAAAACCGATTCCGGTTTGACCGAAGAAATCGTCCGGGAAATATCCGAAGAGAAAAAAGAACCGGCCTGGATGCTGGAAACCAGATTAAAGGCCTTACAGATATATAACAGCAAACCGTTTCCAACCTGGGGCCCGGATATTTCGGGACTGGATATGGATAACATCATTACCTATGTCCGGCCCAAGACAGCCATGCAGCATACCTGGGACGAAGTGCCAAGCGATATTAAAAATACCTTTGAGCGCTTAGGTATTCCGCAGGCGGAAAGGGAATCCTTAGCCGGAGTAGGCGCACAGTATGATTCGGAAGTGGTTTATCACAATTTGCAAAAGGAACTGGCCGATCAGGGTGTGGTTTATCTGGATATTGAAACGGCTGTCAGGGAATATGAGGATATTGTCAAGGCTCATTTTATGAAGCTGGTGCCGCCGACCGATCACAAGTTTGCGGCGCTGCACGGGGCAGTCTGGTCGGGCGGCTCGTTTGTGTATGTGCCGGCCGGAGTGCAGGTCGAGATTCCCTTGCAGTCCTATTTTCGGCTGAATGCCAAGGGGGCGGGTCAGTTTGAGCATACTTTGATTATTGTGGAAAAAGGCGCAAGACTGCATTTTATTGAGGGCTGCTCGGCGCCGAAATATGATGTGGCCAATCTTCACGCTGGCTGCGTTGAGCTTTATGTTCGGGAAAATGCGTCTTTGCGTTATTCAACCATTGAGAACTGGTCGAAAAATATGTATAACTTAAATACCAAGCGGGCAGTGGTCGGGAAAAACGCCCGGATGGAATGGGTATCCGGTTCCTTTGGTTCCAGAGTGTCAATGCTTTACCCGATGACGATTTTAAAGGGCGAGTATGCCCAGGCCGAGTTTACCGGTATTACCTTTGCCGGTGAAGGGCAGCATTTGGACACCGGCTGCAAGGTAATTCACGCCGCCAGCCATACGACCAGCAATGTCAATACCAAGTCGATTTCCAAAGACGGCGGCTTTGCCTTTTACCGGGGGCTGGTGAAAACGACGCCGGAAGCCGAGCATTGTAAATCAACGGTATCCTGCGAATCGCTGATGATGGATAATCAGTCCAAGTCCGATACTTTGCCGATTATCACGCTGGCCAATGATAAAATTGATATGGGACATGAAGCCAAAATCGGCCGGATCAGCGATGATGCGATTTTTTATCTGATGTCCAGAGGAATTGATGAAATCGAGGCCAAGACTATGATTGTCAGCGGCTTTGTTGAGCCGATTACCAAGGAGCTGCCGCTGGAATATGCGGTCGAGCTGAATAACCTGATCAGTTTGGAATTTGTCGGTTCGATAGGATAGGAGAAAGCAATGGGAAATTATTTGAAATACAGAGAAGCGGCGAAACAGAGCTTTGCTGCGCTGCCTTATCCGGTCTGGAAACGAATCGGCTTTGGCGGTTATGAGGTGCCCGCACCGGAGTCGGCGTCGGCGGAAGCCAGGGCCGAGATTGTTTCGGAGATTCCGCTGGCTGGCCTGGAGAGTTTAAGCGAAGAGCAGGCGCAGGCTTTTTACCAGAGAATCAATCAGTATAAATATGGGGTTGACCCTAAGTTTGTTCATTTAACGGAGGGCTGGAGCAATTTCAGCCGGGTGTATCATTTAAAGCGGAATCAAGTTGCGGCTGAGCCGATTCATATTTGCTTTGACTTATCCGGGGAAGCGCTGCTGGCGGATGAGCATTTGATTTATGCCGAGCCGGGTGCGGAAATGACTTTAGTTTTGGAATATCGGGCGCAGAAGGCGGACGTTCCCAAGGCCGGTGAATATCATGTCGGTCTGATTAAAGTCATTGCCGGGGAAAATGCGCAGATTAAGGTTTATGTGGCGCAGACCCTGCCGGAAAACAAGGTCCATATCATGAATGCCGTCGCCGAATGCGCGGCCGACGCCAAGGTGTCGTTTTACACTGTGGATTTAGGCGCCGAGGTCGTTGCTTCCGATTATCACAGCTATTTGCTGGGCGAAAGCGCGGCGGGGGCGATGGAAGGCGTTTATTTGGGCGAGGCGGAAAACCGGCTGGATTTGAGCTACAATATTCAGCATTACGGGGTGCGGACGGATTCCTTCATTGAGGTCAATGGCGCGCTGGCCGGCAGCGCCAAAAAGGTGTTTCGCGGTGATATATATTTCCACAAAGGTTCCGGTCAGTCCACCGGCCGGGAAGCGGAATATGTGATTTTGCTGAGTGAAAATGCCCGGGCTGACGCGATTCCGGCACTGTTTTGCGATGAAGATGACGTCTCCGGCGAGCATGCCGCCAATGCCGGAACGGTTGATGAAAATAAAATGTTTTATTTGATGAGCCGCGGTTTTACGGAAGCGGAAGCCAAAAAACTGATTATCCGGGCGTCCTTTTCCGGTGTATTTGATCAGCTGCCGCTGCCGGATTTAACTGAGCGGATGGAGAAAGAGCTGGAAGGGAAGTTGGGAAATGTACGATAACAGTCAAATCCGAAAGCAATTTCCGGCGATTGCAAACCACCCTGAGGTGATTTACTTTGATAATGCGGCTTCCACCCAGAAACCGGAGGCGGTTTTGCGATGCCTGACCCGCTACAATCAGGCCGGTCACGCCAACATTCACCGCGGCGCCTATCGCTGGTCAGTGGAAGCAACGGAAGCTTATGAGCGAACCAGAAAAAAAACGGCGGCCTTTCTTCATGCCGCTGCGCCGGAGCAGATCATATTTACTGCCGGAACGACGGCTGGTATCAATTTGGTGGCCTCGACTTACGGCCGGGCGAATATAAAAGCCGGAGATAAGATTGTGGTCAGCCTGCTGGAACATCACAGCAATTTTGTGCCTTGGCAGCAGTTGGCGGAGCAGACCGGCGCAGAACTGATT of Lachnospiraceae bacterium oral taxon 500 contains these proteins:
- a CDS encoding homoserine dehydrogenase — protein: MSFCAETEKLRLIGRSDRRRGLKIGIGLLGLGTVGGGVYKLLTDRAAAIAQQINSELTIKKILVRDIAKARKLEIPAELLTTDYSRIVNDPEIDIIVELLGGLEPAYQYITEALQNGKSVVTANKDVIAGYGVRLHRLAAEYEADLCYEASVAGGIPVLRGLVQGLASDEIYKVMGIVNGTTNYIMTQMAESGLDYQVALKQAQELGFAEPDPTNDVEGFDAARKMTILASLAFSMGLKLEDVKVKGISDVTLEDIRAVKEFGYVIKLIGVAKQDNGKAEISVEPTLLKETHPLASVKNEFNAIYLYGSAVGQTMFYGPGAGEMPTAMAVVSDIMESAKNRKMGVGGKGLWRPNLPAVMKTAEEMEAKYFLRLVVKDEIGVLNKITEVFARYQISIENILQELHEQSGQAGIIIITHRLVQSNFEKAMAALQHMKELIDLKSCYRVEE
- the sufC gene encoding Fe-S cluster assembly ATPase SufC, whose protein sequence is MSALLEVKNLHSRIAEREILKGIDLTVKAGEIHIIMGPNGAGKSTLAYTLMGHEAYEVTAGDAFLDGQELLNMRVDERAKAGLFMSFQTPEIIPGVTVENFLRTAKVAVTGQAQKVIPFKRELMKNMDLLNMDVKYASRYLNEGFSGGEKKKNEILQMLTLQPKVAILDETDSGLDVDAIKVVADGVKAFANDTNAIIVITHYDKLLSYLDPDYVHILVDGKFVKTGGAELTKVINEQGFEAFLEK
- the sufB gene encoding Fe-S cluster assembly protein SufB, yielding MEEKRKTYVADVERGIYDIKDEENFEFKTDSGLTEEIVREISEEKKEPAWMLETRLKALQIYNSKPFPTWGPDISGLDMDNIITYVRPKTAMQHTWDEVPSDIKNTFERLGIPQAERESLAGVGAQYDSEVVYHNLQKELADQGVVYLDIETAVREYEDIVKAHFMKLVPPTDHKFAALHGAVWSGGSFVYVPAGVQVEIPLQSYFRLNAKGAGQFEHTLIIVEKGARLHFIEGCSAPKYDVANLHAGCVELYVRENASLRYSTIENWSKNMYNLNTKRAVVGKNARMEWVSGSFGSRVSMLYPMTILKGEYAQAEFTGITFAGEGQHLDTGCKVIHAASHTTSNVNTKSISKDGGFAFYRGLVKTTPEAEHCKSTVSCESLMMDNQSKSDTLPIITLANDKIDMGHEAKIGRISDDAIFYLMSRGIDEIEAKTMIVSGFVEPITKELPLEYAVELNNLISLEFVGSIG
- the sufD gene encoding Fe-S cluster assembly protein SufD, whose product is MGNYLKYREAAKQSFAALPYPVWKRIGFGGYEVPAPESASAEARAEIVSEIPLAGLESLSEEQAQAFYQRINQYKYGVDPKFVHLTEGWSNFSRVYHLKRNQVAAEPIHICFDLSGEALLADEHLIYAEPGAEMTLVLEYRAQKADVPKAGEYHVGLIKVIAGENAQIKVYVAQTLPENKVHIMNAVAECAADAKVSFYTVDLGAEVVASDYHSYLLGESAAGAMEGVYLGEAENRLDLSYNIQHYGVRTDSFIEVNGALAGSAKKVFRGDIYFHKGSGQSTGREAEYVILLSENARADAIPALFCDEDDVSGEHAANAGTVDENKMFYLMSRGFTEAEAKKLIIRASFSGVFDQLPLPDLTERMEKELEGKLGNVR